The Aphidius gifuensis isolate YNYX2018 linkage group LG2, ASM1490517v1, whole genome shotgun sequence DNA window tataattactatCGAgctctaataaaaaaaaattcaagtatgattatttaaaaacatcagTAGGTACCGGTTCTCCTTGCTTGATTGGTTTACAAGCATAATATCCAACATTTGAACCCACATGAGTCCAATTGACATTCGGATCACAGCTTGGTTTTAATATCTCCCAAAATGGTAACATGACCGTTGACCAATCAACATCAGTATCAACTGTAAActgatgaattttgttttaaatacaataattattataaacaaaaaaataattaacagttattattaaattaattatctatacATACCCATTGACTATGGCAAAAATCGATCAGAATATAACGCAATAATAATTCTcccaaaattaatattttttcatttttatttttactcaaatcttgcattgtcatttttttacctAACATATCTGTTTTGTGACCGAAAATTGCAACAATTAATACCACAACTGATGCAAAATCAAAAGTACACTCAGTTGATGTtgctttgaaataattaagattaaaaaaattatcgataGTATTAAAATCAAGAATTCcattagtaaatataaattctttatttttcattgagtcactattgtcaatttttttttttaattcaattagcCCACCAACTGAGTttagtgtttttaaaaaaagttttactgTTGATGAATGGTTTGATATAGGTTTGTCAAACTTTGAAAGTTGTTCTGATACTAAACATTCAATATTGTGATAACTAttccatgctttttttttacatatatcgGAACAATATATGATAGCTGAACAATTATCACATGGTATACCAGCCCAAGTTTGACGACAACAATGCCAACAATTAGTAAAACGTAAATCATCACTAGGAGTTGCTGCAAATGGTTcagaaatgtaaataaattcaccagATTTGATGTTTCTTGTTGCAAcaatatgttgattattatcatttgtttttttcaattcaattgcaTCAGATGCACCAACTATTAttgcattatcattttttatttctggtatatatttaataatttcacgtGGTTCTTTAAGTTCTTTTATCATCTTCGTATACTCTTTGGTGAGGTCGTATGttggattatattttttcaagtcagGTTGCCATTGCATTGCATTAGCCATTGAAATCTCTGATTCAATATGTGAGCTTGGTTTCAATGCTTTCAAACACAATGATtgacgtaaaaataattttgttttcaatCTATCTGGATAGTCTAATTTTAATGAACGTTCAATGTCAAGAAGACAATCTTCATAGAGTCTTGCCCTGAACAATACAGCTGAACGATTAGCATAAGCCAATGACAATTCTTCGGATCCAGCTGGTGCAAAAGCAATACTCTTGGTGTACGCTTCAATTGATTTGCGtaaataatctttattttttgcagTAGTATATTCTTTGTTACCAACTTCTCTCCAGATCATTGATTGACTAactgttttatcaattttatcatgatttaTGTGAAGATATGGAGCTAAAGAATTCCATATCTctgaaaatttatctttaaatgttgttttttgtgaGTATTGTCGATTAGCAATGTTTATAGCATCAATGGGAAGGTTAATAAAATCCATAGCTGCAACAAacaaattatacaatttttatttttcaattatactataaaatttataaataaataatcatcataattgatcaaaacaaaataaagttatttctgattgtaaaaacaaattataatataggtattattatttttatttatcttgagtgaataaaattaattatattgtacAAAATGAagttatatttgattttttaaatgtcaataatatttaaacaatttaataattgatttaaaaaaaaattgaaaaaaaataaataaggaaTGAAAAACTTACTTGATCTTTGATggtttttacttgaaaaaataaaattttttattcaaaccaaatataaaatcacaactattattattattgttaataattttcattgatgtTTAATAcaaatgttatttttgatttattgtaaattaactTGTCAAAATAAACTGACGATTGACAACCTGATTTTAATGGTGGTTCCAGATTATTCTTGATGatgtttacaataattattctcTCGAGCGATGCTAGCGCCTTTGAATCAATCTCTCTCTCTATTTTCAAAgtaactaaattaaaaattcaccctaaaattacaaatttaatatttttaatttttaataaaattcaattgtatttttattcaattgtcgaattaattttttattagtttaataatgaataaatttataaattagttatttaaaatattcatcattcaaagtggaaaataaataaaggtgGAAGATAAATGAAATCAATCACAATTATTAggattgaatttattaacttgtgttttaaacaaaaaaatataattcatatttcttatttataaatgagtaataaactttaaaaataatttttttactgtgtatttttagatgaattgaaatttgaaaatttcaatttttgcctaggaatttaattataaaaaaataaatgtaatattaattttgataata harbors:
- the LOC122850579 gene encoding SET and MYND domain-containing protein 4-like encodes the protein MDFINLPIDAINIANRQYSQKTTFKDKFSEIWNSLAPYLHINHDKIDKTVSQSMIWREVGNKEYTTAKNKDYLRKSIEAYTKSIAFAPAGSEELSLAYANRSAVLFRARLYEDCLLDIERSLKLDYPDRLKTKLFLRQSLCLKALKPSSHIESEISMANAMQWQPDLKKYNPTYDLTKEYTKMIKELKEPREIIKYIPEIKNDNAIIVGASDAIELKKTNDNNQHIVATRNIKSGEFIYISEPFAATPSDDLRFTNCWHCCRQTWAGIPCDNCSAIIYCSDICKKKAWNSYHNIECLVSEQLSKFDKPISNHSSTFTVDTDVDWSTVMLPFWEILKPSCDPNVNWTHVGSNVGYYACKPIKQGEPVPTDVFK